The following are from one region of the Sorghum bicolor cultivar BTx623 chromosome 2, Sorghum_bicolor_NCBIv3, whole genome shotgun sequence genome:
- the LOC8077485 gene encoding pre-mRNA-splicing factor ATP-dependent RNA helicase DEAH7 yields MEGNGNAEVDLDATMTTLGPEDDTSQGLILTNKQRVMYRPPAGKSVLGLDTLADKKRAAGGGSVFKPPPPNVAVAADSIDEDEKPGPTENDAPSLSTAIRSNSSRRYRGSGSDDKTSLNEPTVTDDNQRAPTPSHRDETHRQETHISGSSQGSRPHGTPRGSDYYDDRGSRDKYGDRERSASIGYSSSGRRRYHDDRESHTRRDERGRSTSIEYTNKRSRHEHSSRSSRTPARSDWDDGRWEWEDTPRRDYRDNRPGSRRQHPTRSPMLAAASPDARLVSPWLGGSTPRSAASPWDNVSPSPAPIRASGSSKGSSYSHSSGRSHQLSFSSTTSSNIFDADRSPSNPDRNYEITEEMMQEMDYNADRAWYDCEEHTTMFDGDNSMYLGDDNSYKKKEAEMPKKLTRRDGSLMTLAQSKKLSQMTADNAQWEDRQLLRSGAVKGTEVQTEFDDEEERKVILLVHDTKPPFLDGRVVFTKQAEPVMPLKDPTSDMAIIARKGSSLVREIREKQSMNKSRQRFWELAGSKLGNILGVEKTAEQVDADTAVVGDQGEINFKEEAKFSQHLKDKAEAVSDFAKSKSLSQQRQYLPIFTVRDDLLQVVRENQVVVVVGETGSGKTTQLTQYLHEDGYTTTGVVGCTQPRRVAAMSVAKRVSEEMETDLGDKVGYAIRFEDVTGPNTIIKYMTDGVLLRETLKDADLDKYRVIVMDEAHERSLNTDVLFGILKKVVARRRDFKLIVTSATLNADKFSKFFGGVPVFHIPGRTFPVNIMFSKTPCEDYVEAAVKQAMTIHITSGPGDILIFMTGQEEIEATCYALAERMEQLISSSTKTVPKLEILPIYSQLPADLQAKIFQKAEEGARKCIVATNIAETSLTVDGIFYVIDTGYGKMKVYNPRMGMDALQVFPVSRAAADQRAGRAGRTGPGTCYRLFTESAYQNEMLPNPVPEIQRTNLGNVVLLLKSLRVENLLDFDFMDPPPQENILNSMYQLWVLGALNNVGGLTEIGWKMVEFPLDPTLAKMLLMGEQLECLDEVLTIVSMLSVPSVFFRPKDRAEESDAAREKFFVPESDHLTLLNVYLQWKSNQYRGDWCNDHFLHVKGLRKAREVRSQLLDILKTLKIPLTSCHMEWDVVRKAICSAYFHNSARLKGVGEYVNCRNGMPCHLHPSSALYGLGYTPDYVVYHELVLTTKEYMQCVTAVDPQWLAEMGPMFFSVKETDTSLLDHKKRQKEEKTAMEEEMEKLRQEQAEAARMEKEKEREKRAKQQQQVAMPGLKKGATYLRPRKMGL; encoded by the exons ATGGAG GGGAACGGGAACGCGGAGGTCGACCTTGACGCTACGATGACCACCCTAGGCCCGGAGGACGACACGTCGCAGGGGCTAATTCTGACGAACAAGCAGCGGGTCATGTACCGGCCGCCGGCGGGGAAGTCCGTCCTAG GTCTTGACACCCTTGCTGACAAGAAACGGGCAGCGGGAGGCGGCAGTGTGTTTAAGCCACCCCCTCCCAATGTAGCTGTTGCTGCTGATTCCATCGATGAAGATGAGAAGCCAGGACCTACAGAGAATGATGCGCCAAGCCTCTCCACGGCGATTCGCAGTAACTCATCACGGCGCTATCGAGGAAGCGGTTCTGatgataaaacatctttgaatg AACCAACAGTCACTGATGACAATCAAAGGGCCCCAACACCCAGCCATCGGGATGAGACCCACCGGCAAGAG ACCCACATCTCTGGAAGCTCTCAAGGTTCTCGTCCTCATGGCACTCCTCGTGGTTCTGATTACTATGATGATAGAGGATCCCGTGATAAATATGGTGATCGTGAGAGATCTGCATCCATTGGCTATAGTAGTAGTGGAAGGCGAAGATACCATGATGATAGAGAATCTCATACTAGGCGTGACGAGCGTGGGAGGTCTACATCAATTGAATATACTAACAAGAGAAGCCGACATGAGCATAGCTCAAGAAGCTCAAGAACACCTG CAAGATCTGATTGGGATGATGGACGCTGGGAATGGGAAGACACACCTCGTCGAGATTACCGTGATAATCGTCCTGGCTCCAGAAGACAGCATCCAACACGATCTCCTATGCTCGCTGCTGCATCCCCCGATGCACGCTTGGTGTCTCCTTGGTTAGGCGGGAGTACACCACGTTCAGCAG CGTCCCCGTGGGATAATGTATCTCCTTCACCTGCTCCAATACGTGCTTCTGGTTCCTCAAAAGGGTCTTCTTATTCACATTCCAGTGGAAGATCGCACCAGCTTTCCTTTTCATCGACAACTAGTTCTAAT ATCTTCGATGCTGATAGAAGTCCCTCAAATCCTGATAGGAACTATGAGATAACTGAGGAAATGATGCAAGAGATGGACTACAATGCTGACCGTGCATG GTACGACTGTGAAGAACACACCACCATGTTTGACGGTGATAATTCTATGTATCTTGGAGATGATAATTCCTACAAAAAGAAGGAAGCAGAGATGCCGAAGAAGCTG ACTCGTAGAGATGGTAGCTTGATGACCCTTGCTCAAAGCAAAAAGCTGTCACAGATGACTGCTGATAATGCTCAGTGGGAGGATAGACAATTGTTGAGATCTGGAGCCGTTAAAGGAACAGAAGTGCAAACTGAATTTGATGATGAGGAGGAACGGAAAGTAATACTTCTTGTTCATG ACACAAAGCCTCCGTTCCTGGATGGGAGAGTTGTATTCACAAAACAAGCAGAACCTGTAATGCCTCTGAAGGACCCAACATCTGATATGGCTATTATTGCACGCAAAGGTTCTAGTCTGGTTAGGGAAATCCGTGAAAAGCAAAGCATGAACAAATCGAGGCAACGATTTTGGGAGCTTGCTGGATCCAAGCTTGGAAATATCTTGGGTGTTGAGAAAACAGCTGAACAG GTTGATGCAGATACTGCTGTTGTTGGTGACCAAGGTGAGATTAATTTTAAAGAAGAAGCAAAATTTTCACAACATTTGAAGGATAAAGCAGAAGCTGTGAGTGATTTTGCAAAATCAAAATCCCTTTCTCAACAAAGACAGTATCTTCCCATATTTACTGTACGGGATGATCTGCTACAG GTTGTGCGTGAAAATCAAGTAGTTGTGGTTGTTGGTGAAACTGGTTCTGGGAAGACTACTCAACTGACTCAGTATTTGCATGAGGATGGATATACTACCACAGGAGTTGTTGGCTGTACCCAACCAAGGCGTGTTGCTGCCATGAGTGTTGCTAAGCGAGTCAGTGAGGAAATGGAGACTGATCTGGGAGATAAAGTCGGTTATGCAATACGGTTTGAGGATGTCACTGGTCCAAACACTATAATAAAG TATATGACAGATGGAGTGCTTCTCCGTGAAACCTTGAAAGATGCTGACCTCGATAAATATCG TGTTATTGtcatggatgaagcacatgAAAGATCACTGAACACTGATGTTTTGTTTGGTATACTGAAGAAGGTTGTTGCACGTAGACGGGATTTTAAACTAATCGTCACATCTGCAACCCTAAATgcagacaagttctccaagttcttcggAGG TGTGCCTGTTTTCCATATTCCTGGCCGGACATTTCCAGTTAACATTATGTTCAGTAAAACACCATGTGAGGACTATGTGGAAGCGGCAGTGAAGCAGGCCATGACTATCCACATAACCAGTGGCCCTGGTGATATCCTAATATTCATGACTGGGCAGGAAGAAATCGAAGCTACCTGCTATGCGCTTGCTGAACGCATGGAACAGTTAATATCATCATCCACCAAGACTGTGCCCAAGCTAGAGATTCTGCCCATCTACTCACAGTTGCCTGCTGACTTGCAAGCCAAGATTTTTCAGAAGGCTGAAGAGGGCGCTCGCAAGTGTATTGTTGCTACCAATATTGCTGAGACCTCATTAACAGTCGATGGTATCTTCTATGTCATTGATACCGGGTATGGGAAGATGAAGGTGTACAACCCACGGATGGGTATGGATGCCCTTCAGGTTTTCCCTGTCAGCCGGGCAGCTGCAGACCAGCGTGCAGGTAGGGCAGGAAGAACTGGCCCTGGTACATGTTACAGGTTGTTCACAGAATCAGCCTACCAGAATGAGATGCTCCCTAACCCTGTGCCAGAGATCCAAAGGACCAACCTGGGGAATGTGGTGCTTTTACTGAAATCCCTCAGGGTTGAAAACTTGCTTGACTTTGACTTTATGGACCCACCCCCCCAGGAGAATATCCTTAACTCAATGTACCAACTCTGGGTGTTAGGTGCATTAAACAATGTTGGTGGCCTTACAGAAATTGGCTGGAAGATGGTGGAGTTCCCCTTGGATCCAACTCTGGCAAAAATGCTTCTTATGGGGGAGCAACTAGAGTGCCTTGATGAGGTGCTGACAATTGTATCCATGCTATCAGTGCCCTCAGTCTTCTTCCGGCCAAAAGACCGAGCAGAGGAGAGTGATGCGGCAAGGGAGAAGTTCTTTGTCCCAGAGTCTGACCACCTGACACTCCTGAATGTATATCTTCAGTGGAAGTCTAATCAGTATCGAGGCGACTGGTGCAACGACCACTTCCTCCATGTCAAGGGTCTCCGCAAGGCTCGTGAAGTGAGATCTCAGCTGCTGGACATACTGAAAACCCTGAAGATCCCCCTGACATCATGCCATATGGAATGGGACGTGGTGAGGAAAGCCATCTGCTCTGCATACTTCCACAACTCTGCCCGGTTGAAGGGTGTTGGGGAGTACGTCAACTGCCGGAATGGGATGCCATGCCACCTGCACCCCAGCAGTGCGCTATATGGCCTCGGCTATACTCCTGACTACGTCGTCTACCACGAGCTTGTCCTGACCACCAAGGAGTACATGCAGTGTGTCACCGCAGTTGATCCGCAGTGGCTAGCAGAGATGGGCCCCATGTTCTTCTCAGTGAAGGAGACAGACACCTCTCTTCTGGACCACAAGAAGAGGCAGAAGGAAGAGAAGACGGCgatggaggaggagatggagaagCTGAGGCAGGAGCAAGCAGAGGCCGCGCGcatggagaaggagaaggagcggGAGAAGAGAgctaagcagcagcagcaggttgCTATGCCAGGCCTGAAGAAGGGAGCGACTTATCTGAGGCCCAGGAAGATGGGTTTGTAG
- the LOC8080731 gene encoding protein FLX-like 1 produces MAGRHRNPLPPSYPRGGGGNHPPPPLHHPLHPHLPPHHPLDDFRDPPRLPPHHHLDDFRDPSRLPPGHPDSFQEPPPPHLRHFVGHGHGGAGGPLPPQPHVVAALEERLGAEIDEAHALLAQNQRLAATHVALVQEVAAARHELGRTAHALTSAQEENDLRLREVYERSMKLEAELRAVHEMRAELAQVRMDIQNLGAARQELMGQVQGLTQDLARSAEDLQKVSALKAEIQEIKHETQHLRSGIELEKKGYAASYEQGQEMQKNLISVASEVEKLRAEVANAEKRSLAVVSAGNQGYIGSYGNPKANYAANPFNSGYGINQANAATEAGSQYGTSAAHGSWGGYDLQRASGHR; encoded by the exons ATGGCCGGCCGCCACCGCAACCCGCTGCCCCCTTCCTatccccgcggcggcggcggcaaccaTCCGCCTCCCCCACTTCACCACCCGCTTCACCCCCACCTCCCGCCCCACCACCCCCTCGACGACTTCCGCGACCCGCCGCGCCTTCCCCCGCACCACCACCTCGACGACTTCCGCGATCCGTCCCGCCTGCCGCCCGGCCACCCCGACAGCTTCCAGGAGCCGCCGCCACCGCATCTCCGCCATTTCGTGGGGCACGGCCAcggcggcgccggtggccccctgCCTCCCCAGCCGCACGTGGTGGCAGCGCTGGAGGAGCGGCTTGGCGCGGAGATCGACGAGGCGCATGCGCTGCTTGCGCAGAACCAGCGGCTGGCCGCGACGCACGTTGCGCTCGTGCAGGAGGTCGCTGCCGCGCGGCACGAGCTCGGCCGCACCGCGCACGCGCTCACCTCCGCTCAGGAGGAGAACGACCTACGCCTTCGCGAG GTCTATGAGAGGTCAATGAAGTTGGAAGCAGAGCTCCGGGCAGTACATGAAATGAGAGCAGAGCTTGCACAAGTTCGTATGGACATTCAAAACCTGGGTGCAGCGAGGCAGGAACTCATGGGCCAAGTTCAGGGATTGACACAGGATTTGGCTCGGTCGGCAGAAGACTTGCAGAAGGTGTCTGCATTAAAAGCTGAGATCCAGGAGATCAAACATGAAACACAACATTTGAG ATCTGGTATTGagcttgagaagaaaggatatgCAGCGAGTTATGAGCAGGGACAGGAGATGCAGAAAAATTTGATTTCAGTGGCTTCTGAGGTGGAGAAACTTCGAGCTGAGGTTGCTAATGCGGAGAAGAGGTCACTGGCCGTTGTGTCTGCAGGCAATCAAG GTTATATTGGAAGCTATGGGAACCCCAAGGCCAATTATGCTGCTAACCCTTTTAACTCTGGATATGGCATTAATCAA GCAAATGCTGCCACTGAAGCTGGTTCCCAGTATGGAACTAGTGCAGCGCATGGTTCTTGGGGTGGCTATGACTTGCAAAGGGCGTCCGGGCATAGATAA